The following proteins come from a genomic window of Salvia hispanica cultivar TCC Black 2014 chromosome 4, UniMelb_Shisp_WGS_1.0, whole genome shotgun sequence:
- the LOC125219160 gene encoding VIN3-like protein 1 isoform X1, translating into MAEEVPRTTNNQALRRMSSEIEDCDSMKQNKRGKSSLLKPQDSSLSICKNPACEATQSTVPGFCKRCCCCICCQFDNNMDPSLWLKCTPESGAEGSCGSSCHVECALRHGMVRNGSYACATCGKVSSIIGFWKEQLKIAMDSKHVDILCYRIFLNYRLLKGTSRFCELRKFIEYMNAALESEFGPLSEAGAKFSRARTGRLNSSVQALCMRAIQKAEELQTSNSSSLLNLSAEGSVSNSVHQHKNRADAKSDSREKLVQKRGKEPQSGEKCMGVGGVEAETLQVRLQLPDLNEEFQEPGTKTSIAAVEKSEGLDEDFENIVGMIRGLEQGGHVSMEFRLKFLTWFSLKARENERRVVRTFMKTMLDDPSGLAGQLVDTFSAIIFCN; encoded by the exons ATGGCTGAAGAAGTTCCAAGGACAACGAATAATCAAGCTTTGAGGCGGATGTCTTCAGAGATAGAGGATTGTGATTCAATGAAGCAAAACAAGAGAGGAAAAAGCTCTCTTCTGAAGCCACAAGATTCTAGTTTGTCGATCTGCAAAAATCCTGCATGTGAAGCAACACAATCCACCGTTCCCGGGTTTTGCAAGAGGTGTTGTTGCTGTATTTGTTGTCAATTTGATAACAATATGGACCCAAGCCTTTGGTTGAAATGCACACCTGAGTCTGGTGCAGAAGGTTCCTGTGGCTCTTCCTGTCATGTTGAGTGTGCTCTCCGACATGGGATGGTCAGGAATGGCTCCTATGCTTGTGCTACATGTGGTAAAGTTTCCTCAATAATCGG ATTCTGGAAGGAGCAGTTAAAGATAGCTATGGATTCCAAGCATGTTGATATCCTGTGCTATAGGATATTCTTGAATTACAGGCTCCTCAAGGGTACATCCAGGTTTTGTGAGCTCCGCAAGTTCATTGAATATATGAATGCTGCGTTAGAGAGCGAGTTCGGTCCACTCAGTGAAGCAGGGGCCAAGTTTTCCCGTGCACGCACTGGAAGACTTAATAGTTCTGTGCAAGCTCTGTGCATGCGTGCTATTCAAAAAGCTGAAGAACTTCAGACTTCAAATTCCAGCTCACTTTTAAATCTCAGTG CAGAGGGTTCGGTTTCTAATTCCGTACATCAACACAAGAATAGGGCAGATGCCAAATCAGATTCTAGAGAGAAGCTTGTCCAGAAAAGAGGAAAAGAGCCTCAAAGCGGGGAAAAATGCATGGGAGTCGGAGGTGTTGAGGCCGAGACTCTACAGGTTAGACTGCAACTTCCTGATCTGAACGAGGAGTTTCAGGAGCCCGGTACAAAGACAAGCATAGCAGCAGTGGAGAAGAGTGAAGGATTGGATGAGGACTTTGAAAACATTGTGGGGATGATCCGGGGACTAGAGCAGGGTGGCCATGTCAGTATGGAGTTCAGGTTGAAGTTCCTGACATGGTTTAGCTTGAAGGCGAGGGAGAATGAACGTCGAGTTGTCAGAACGTTCATGAAGACTATGCTCGATGACCCAAGTGGTCTTGCTGGGCAGCTAGTCGATACTTTCTCAGCAATCATATTCTGCAACTGA
- the LOC125219160 gene encoding VIN3-like protein 1 isoform X2, which yields MAEEVPRTTNNQALRRMSSEIEDCDSMKQNKRGKSSLLKPQDSSLSICKNPACEATQSTVPGFCKRCCCCICCQFDNNMDPSLWLKCTPESGAEGSCGSSCHVECALRHGMVRNGSYACATCGKVSSIIGFWKEQLKIAMDSKHVDILCYRIFLNYRLLKGTSRFCELRKFIEYMNAALESEFGPLSEAGAKFSRARTGRLNSSVQALCMRAIQKAEELQTSNSSSLLNLSEGSVSNSVHQHKNRADAKSDSREKLVQKRGKEPQSGEKCMGVGGVEAETLQVRLQLPDLNEEFQEPGTKTSIAAVEKSEGLDEDFENIVGMIRGLEQGGHVSMEFRLKFLTWFSLKARENERRVVRTFMKTMLDDPSGLAGQLVDTFSAIIFCN from the exons ATGGCTGAAGAAGTTCCAAGGACAACGAATAATCAAGCTTTGAGGCGGATGTCTTCAGAGATAGAGGATTGTGATTCAATGAAGCAAAACAAGAGAGGAAAAAGCTCTCTTCTGAAGCCACAAGATTCTAGTTTGTCGATCTGCAAAAATCCTGCATGTGAAGCAACACAATCCACCGTTCCCGGGTTTTGCAAGAGGTGTTGTTGCTGTATTTGTTGTCAATTTGATAACAATATGGACCCAAGCCTTTGGTTGAAATGCACACCTGAGTCTGGTGCAGAAGGTTCCTGTGGCTCTTCCTGTCATGTTGAGTGTGCTCTCCGACATGGGATGGTCAGGAATGGCTCCTATGCTTGTGCTACATGTGGTAAAGTTTCCTCAATAATCGG ATTCTGGAAGGAGCAGTTAAAGATAGCTATGGATTCCAAGCATGTTGATATCCTGTGCTATAGGATATTCTTGAATTACAGGCTCCTCAAGGGTACATCCAGGTTTTGTGAGCTCCGCAAGTTCATTGAATATATGAATGCTGCGTTAGAGAGCGAGTTCGGTCCACTCAGTGAAGCAGGGGCCAAGTTTTCCCGTGCACGCACTGGAAGACTTAATAGTTCTGTGCAAGCTCTGTGCATGCGTGCTATTCAAAAAGCTGAAGAACTTCAGACTTCAAATTCCAGCTCACTTTTAAATCTCAGTG AGGGTTCGGTTTCTAATTCCGTACATCAACACAAGAATAGGGCAGATGCCAAATCAGATTCTAGAGAGAAGCTTGTCCAGAAAAGAGGAAAAGAGCCTCAAAGCGGGGAAAAATGCATGGGAGTCGGAGGTGTTGAGGCCGAGACTCTACAGGTTAGACTGCAACTTCCTGATCTGAACGAGGAGTTTCAGGAGCCCGGTACAAAGACAAGCATAGCAGCAGTGGAGAAGAGTGAAGGATTGGATGAGGACTTTGAAAACATTGTGGGGATGATCCGGGGACTAGAGCAGGGTGGCCATGTCAGTATGGAGTTCAGGTTGAAGTTCCTGACATGGTTTAGCTTGAAGGCGAGGGAGAATGAACGTCGAGTTGTCAGAACGTTCATGAAGACTATGCTCGATGACCCAAGTGGTCTTGCTGGGCAGCTAGTCGATACTTTCTCAGCAATCATATTCTGCAACTGA
- the LOC125222579 gene encoding protein ABIL1-like translates to MIEFQEKSLESRVESVLLMEAEGARVENRSLKFDEVSMERSKSFVTALQDLKNLRPQLYSAAEYCEKSYLHSEEKQMVLDNLKDYSVRALVNAIDHLGTVAYKLGDILEQQTSNISSMELKVTCLNQQLLTGQIYTEKEGLRQQQLLAIIPRHHKHYILPNSVNKKVHFNPHIQTDPRQPTLARARLYPPGATAANTLSWHLASETKSTLKGSVRGIISNEGSQTYGKTSGAFSMLDIEENAWMRSTPASSVEMQTRGAVQRDLLEGSKPLTPYRSFDNPTQREIIRPPVRSRSVLSAFFVKHKTPKLRTGA, encoded by the exons ATGATTGAGTTCCAGGAGAAGTCTCTCGAAAGCCGAGTGGAATCTGTGTTGTTAATGGAGGCGGAGGGAGCTCGAGTGGAGAACCGGAGCCTCAAGTTTGATGAGGTGTCAATGGAGAGAAGTAAGAGCTTTGTTACTGCATTGCAG GATCTCAAGAACCTAAGGCCCCAACTATACTCTGCTGCAGAATACTGTGAGAAGTCTTACCTTCACAGTGAGGAAAAGCAAAT GGTGTTGGACAATCTTAAGGATTATAGTGTACGGGCTCTAGTGAATGCAATCGACCACCTTGGTACAGTTGCTTACAAGTTGGGTGATATCCTGGAACAACAGACATCGAACATCTCATCAATGGAGCTGAAAGTTACATGTCTAAATCAG CAACTTCTGACAGGTCAAATATATACCGAAAAAGAAGGCCTTAGGCAACAGCAATTATTAGCTATCATCCCAAGGCATCACAAACATTACATATTGCCAA ATTCTGTGAACAAGAAGGTGCACTTTAACCCACATATACAAACTGATCCGAGGCAACCTACACTAGCAAGAGCCCGTCTTTATCCTCCAG GTGCTACAGCTGCAAATACTCTCTCTTGGCATTTAGCATCTGAAACCAAGTCGACTCTGAAAGGCTCTGTACGTGGTATTATAAG TAACGAGGGCTCGCAAACATATGGGAAAACTTCAGGAGCGTTCAGCATGTTAG ATATTGAAGAGAATGCATGGATGAGATCCACACCGGCTTCAAGTGTAGAAATGCAAACACGGGGTGCTGTACAACGG GATCTTCTTGAGGGATCGAAACCTCTGACTCCATACCGGTCATTTGACAATCCTACTCAAAGAGAAATAATTAGGCCCCCTGTTCGCAGTAGAAGTGTCCTCTCAGCTTTCTTCGTCAAGCATAAGACTCCAAAATTGAGGACGGGTGCATAG